In the Malus domestica chromosome 16, GDT2T_hap1 genome, one interval contains:
- the LOC139193092 gene encoding uncharacterized protein, whose protein sequence is MSNLNKLNFTALEVSGRNYLKWVQDVKLHLTAKNLRPTIEDEADNLVGEAEKGTAMIFIRRHTHDALQTKYLVEGDPPALWVALDDRFDHQNDIFLPKVRHDWQYLRFQDFKSVNQYNSKVC, encoded by the coding sequence atgtcaaatttgaacaaactcaacttcaccgctttggaggtctctggaaggaactacctcaagtgggtccaagatgtgaagctccacctcactgcaaagaatttgCGTCCCACCATTGAAGATGAGGCGGACAACCTGGTTGGCGAAGCTGAGAAAGGcactgccatgatcttcatccgaagacatactCATGATGCATTGCAAACCAAGTACCTTGTTGAGGGGGATCCACCAGcactatgggtcgctttggatgatcgttttgatcaccaaaatgacatcTTCTTGCCTAAAGTAAGACATGACTGGCAAtatttgcgcttccaagactttaagtctgtgaatcaATATAATTCTAAAGTTTGttga